One genomic region from Anabaena sp. PCC 7108 encodes:
- a CDS encoding SagB/ThcOx family dehydrogenase, with protein MPEIHQSIAQHYHERTKYDPETLASKGQRLDWSKQPVPFKEYKIGSDFDLKPYLQEKPETSANNPDSQWWQRLSQLLFRSYGLTARMPSMGSAVYLRSAPSAGGLYPAEVYLVSRGTPLLPPGLYNYQCRTHSLKHYWENDIWQALQAACFWHPTLENTQLALITTAVFYRSAWRYEDRAYRRIFLDTGHLLGNIELAAAITDYRPHLIGGFIDEAVNDLLYIDPQQEGATAVLALADLLDIQQNLPLGKTALPSHTEINYPSIPDGELLKYFHLHTQIKPDTTGKQNLPTGQQERSLEDKYNFPFCEKVSTVTTSIYWGKNLSELENTIYNRRSTRAYSGDDLTLNELKALLDFTYQPQNYIDQSLDNYPDYFDLNLIETFIVVSGVKGLDSGCYYYAPKAQELRQIRFKNFRRELHFLCLGQELGRDAAVVLFHTADLKSAIAQYGDRVYRYLHMDAGHLGQKLNLAAIRLNLGVSGIGGFFDDQVNDVLGIPDDEAVLYITTLGKPR; from the coding sequence ATGCCAGAAATACACCAATCCATTGCCCAACATTACCACGAACGGACTAAATATGACCCTGAGACTCTAGCCTCTAAAGGTCAGAGGTTAGATTGGTCTAAACAGCCAGTACCGTTCAAAGAATACAAAATTGGCTCTGATTTTGACCTTAAACCCTATCTGCAAGAAAAACCGGAGACATCTGCCAATAATCCAGATTCTCAATGGTGGCAGAGGCTTTCACAGCTACTGTTTCGCAGCTACGGACTAACAGCAAGAATGCCTTCTATGGGTAGTGCTGTATATTTGCGATCTGCACCTAGTGCAGGCGGTTTGTATCCGGCTGAGGTATATTTAGTTTCCCGTGGTACGCCTTTACTACCACCGGGACTATATAACTATCAATGTCGAACTCATTCTCTCAAACATTATTGGGAAAATGATATTTGGCAAGCTTTACAAGCAGCTTGTTTCTGGCATCCTACTTTAGAAAATACCCAACTTGCTTTGATCACTACTGCGGTTTTTTATCGTTCAGCATGGCGTTATGAAGATAGAGCTTATCGCCGCATTTTTCTAGATACAGGACATCTTTTAGGTAACATCGAATTAGCTGCTGCTATTACTGATTATCGCCCTCATTTAATCGGCGGTTTTATAGATGAAGCAGTTAATGACTTATTATATATTGATCCTCAACAAGAAGGTGCTACTGCTGTATTAGCATTGGCAGATTTGTTAGATATTCAACAAAATTTACCATTGGGAAAAACTGCTTTACCTTCTCATACTGAAATCAATTATCCCTCAATTCCTGATGGGGAACTGCTGAAATATTTTCATTTACATACCCAAATTAAACCTGATACAACTGGTAAACAAAATTTGCCCACGGGACAACAAGAAAGATCCTTGGAGGATAAATATAATTTTCCATTTTGTGAAAAAGTTTCTACTGTTACTACTTCAATTTATTGGGGTAAAAATCTTTCAGAATTAGAGAATACTATCTATAATCGACGTTCTACCCGTGCTTATAGTGGTGATGATTTAACTTTAAATGAACTCAAGGCTTTACTCGATTTTACCTACCAACCACAAAATTACATTGACCAAAGTTTAGATAATTATCCAGATTACTTTGACCTGAATTTAATTGAAACATTTATTGTAGTTTCTGGTGTAAAAGGACTAGATTCAGGTTGTTACTATTACGCACCTAAAGCCCAAGAATTAAGACAAATTCGCTTTAAAAATTTCCGACGTGAGCTACATTTTCTCTGTTTAGGTCAAGAATTAGGACGAGATGCAGCAGTAGTGCTATTTCATACCGCTGACCTAAAATCTGCGATCGCTCAATATGGCGATCGCGTTTACCGTTATTTACACATGGATGCTGGACATCTCGGACAAAAACTCAATTTAGCTGCAATTCGCTTAAATTTAGGTGTTAGCGGTATCGGTGGCTTCTTTGACGACCAAGTAAACGATGTTTTGGGTATTCCTGATGATGAAGCAGTTTTGTATATCACAACATTAGGAAAACCAAGATAG